From Oreochromis niloticus isolate F11D_XX linkage group LG15, O_niloticus_UMD_NMBU, whole genome shotgun sequence:
cgttcttttattttctttccagCTCGGCTCCGCTCCGCCAGAGTTTTAAACACAGGAGAATGGAATACAAGCTCATCATGGCGGTCTCTGGCTTCCCGAGTCTCTACGACATGAACTCTCCGACCTATCGGGACCTGAACATGCGGAGCGACGCGTGGCGGCAGGTGGCAGAGATCGTCGGAGTCCCCGGTGAGTTTCAGCACAGCGCCGAGACCCCGGCCCGAACTTCAGCTCTCACACGGGAGCACTTTCGATGTGGGCGAGACGGAAAACTTTCAAAACATGTTAAACATTCAGATTTTCATCAAAGAGAAAAGTTCAAAACAAATACGGTCCGACCTTTATTATGTTCCGACCCTCGTCGCCTCTCGACTCCAGCACAATGGTTCCTCTTCAGAACAATCAGCACAGATTTATGAAAGTTTTACAATACTGTAAGAAAATATACGACAACTTTAATCAGCGGTTTTTACTCATATATTGTATTTACTGGGAATTAACTGGTCTTAGTGGATTTTTTTAGTAATCAGaactgggggaaaaaaggtgATGACGACCAAATATGTAAGAGTGTGTGTAAAATAAGTATGTAAGGTTTTACTCATGTAGACAGTCTTTGTTAACTGAACCTAAAATTTTTCGAATACAGTAAATTATGGTTCcctgaagaaaagaaaggaaaataaaatacaagaatATAGAATAAAGGAACTGTTTATACGCTTTTGTTATTTATGGGTTTATATGTTTTAACATATAAACTTAATAATAACATGATAGAAATtactgattttttaaatttaaatttaaaagcctttaaaataaaattccatggaatttttattatttgcattttttttaaaaaacaaacagcctaaTATAATTAATCATAAATGTATGGAAGGTTTGGTTAATTTGGTTAAAAGTCACACAGGAGTTTGGAGCTGTGAGTATTTTCACATGTGAATAATactgtttgttattttcagtattttcagtCAAGTCAGTTGCTTCAAATGTTGAATATTGTCCAAACACAAGTTAGCTGTGAAATATGACCAAGGAAACAAAAATAGTTTGGTTGTTTGAgagtttgttttagtttttgcaGAATAAACTAAATTAGAGCAAagattagttttagtttttgtatGCAGGTGAAAATAAAGCATTTAATGTgactctctgtgtgtgtctctggttGTGGACACAGCAGGATGGTTTTACTGTTGGATTTTATGGTTTTATGGTTtaattaaagcaaacttgtgGTTTTCCACATTAGAGTCGGAGTGCAGAAGGAAGTGGAAGACGCTGAGAGAccagcacaggagggagaggCAGCGCGAGAAGGAGCGGCGCGAGAGCGGCATCGGGCTCTTTAACTACCGGCCATGGAGGTACTCGTCCATTCTGTCTTTTCTGAATCCATTCATCGACGCCCGGGCAGCCGGCACCAACGGCTGGGCCCTGGACCCACAGCCCTCTCAGGTCCAGGTGGCCGAAATGGTCGGCTGCAGCACGACCACGGAGACACGGAGTGACGACGACGAGAGCTACGGTTCGTACCGACGCTTCCTTCTGATTGGCCAGCCTGCAGTAGTTCCTCATCAGCTTTTCAATGTGCAGTCCGAGCACCCGGATCTCTGACGGCCTCTGATTAATATTTTCTCGTGATTCGACATCGATTTAGTTCTgattgttttgtctgttttcaggGTTCGCCGTAGCTGACGCGACCACGACGACCTCCTCGTCCTCATCCTCAGAGTTCCCGCAGAGGAAGCGGCCGCCCTCTGTTGGCTTGGACCCTTCCAGGCCCAAAGAAGCAAAGGTTGAGGTGAACTCGGGTGCCGCAGCCACTGACGATGGCGTGCAGACGCAGCAGCACGCCAACATGAAGGAGCTGTTTGAGATGATGATGCACTCGGTGACATCTCTTGCTGCGACCTTAGCTTCATCACACTCTTCCTCGCAGACCCCTCTTTTGCAGCAGGATCCGCAGAGTCATCATCGCAGCCTTCCGCCATCCTGGACGGCGGCGCGGCTGAACCAGCTGAAGACAGAAGAGCCGGAAGGTGACGTGGACGAGCTGCTCGTCCAAACGGAcgatgaggaggaggtggaggaagagCGCCGCCCCGCCTCTCCCAGGCCGCTCCGGCCAAAGAGGAAGAGCGTCGACGGCCTGCTGGAGGAATTCCTGAGGAAAACAGAAGCCAGGGATGCGCAGAGGGAGCGTGACATGGAGCAGAGGGACGACGTGACGCTGTTCCTGCTGAGCCTGGCTCCGGCTATGAGGAGGCTGACAGCAGAGAAACAGTCGTGGGTCAGAACCAAGATGCAGCAGTTTCTGCATGAGGCCGAGTTTGGTGCCACAAAGTTCCAGTGAGCCCACAAACGTTTTGATGGAAGCTCATTCGAAGGGGAAGCACTGAATCTTCCCTGCAGACTCCACAGGTGCTGACTCTTCTTACAGCTGCTTCAGGTAGCTCCAGATTTGATGGTCTGTCCCTGACCGATGACTCCAGATCCCGGGTTTCTGTTTTCATCGATGACTAAATGGATGTCTGCACAAAGCAGGACTTCGGGCACATCAGGGTCACTGCAGGGTTAACGCCACGCTTCAGTGTTGATGTCTGATTACTTAATGCGGACTTAAACTTCTGCACAGAGGACTCTGTGCACCTGCACATCCGTGTTCAGCTAGCAGGAGACTTTCTAAAGTTTAGATTTAGAAAGCAGTTTTTCATGACCAACTTTATTCCTGCAAGATGGCCGTCTGCAGATTTAAAACAGCTTCGTCGGCTTGTAACTCTCAAAGTGGTGATTTGATGCTAAAGTGTCTAAAATTTGAACCTTTGTAGATGAAGCCTACATCTGAATTAAGAATATTTATTCTGTCGTCTTTCTCAGACGGTCAAACAGCGCAACGGAGGACAGTAAGCAGACGCCTCTCTGACAGTCTGCGTTTGTCCACCTGTCAGTTGATCACAGAGCTAAGACGTGATTGTGATCGGGCACCATCACCGTTCATACTCACTAAAGCATTCAGAGCACACACTTTAATACTTCACTACTGTACAGcacactgttacacacacacagacatgaatgGGTGCAGCTTGTATCATGTGTTTAATAAGCTGCAGGCGCCGCCTCCTTCATGTGTCCATGTAGCCTGAATCTTGATGCAAGCAGGTAAAGTGATAAAGATCTGCTCTTAAGATCTTTGTAGCACATTAATTATTGTGTTGTTAAGTTTGTGGTCCTAAAGTGTCACACGCTACGTCAGGGCAGATGGTGCACTCCAGCAGTGCAGACCCacttttcctcctcttctctgtcCCTGACCTAAAATACTTCTTTACCCGACGTGAACGAGGATCTTTTATGACTTGAATGAAGCGAAGCTCAAACAGAGAGATGTTGGTTCACGTTCCTCTGAGATCATCTCAGACTGTTAAAACCACTCAATGTATTTtatgtacttttattttgaaaggccaGTCACACTGAGACCAAAGTGTGATCTTTGCTTTACTAATGTTAACCTCTCCTCTGAATCAGGAGTTCAGTGATGATCAATGAAATTGTAAATAATATTTGTACCTATTACCAGTAACCAGTTGCAGCTTTCTCCTGGTTTCCATGGTGATGCAGTATTTATGGAGCTGTGGTTGCAATCAAAGTTTCCTCCTGGCTGTGAGAGTGTGAGGCCACAGCGTCTTTGGTTATGTTATCTGAGCTGAACGCTCCATGTGTGATGCAGAAAAGCACATTTTGTATTACAGAAAAGTTTCTGTCTGTAATTCTAAACAATCATAAGAGCGTGATTTTTCCCAGATAGCACTGAACGCTTCAGCGAAGGATTCCTGTCACTCTGGTTAGTGTGCACGACTCAGGCTGCTCTCCCATGTTATTCAGTCCTGAGTTGgaacattttttatgtttcagaATCCTGcagctgattttatttttctgtgtttgtgctgtttttgttctttgtttaaaaaaaaaaaaaaaaactcttcttgcagtcatttgtgtttttatttcaaagtgaatCCTGACAGCTGAGTGATGCTTAGAGTGAACTTCATATGCAAACACCTGAGCAGACTGCTGCAAATATTATTCCACCATTCATAAAGTGAGCTTCAGGAGGAGCCGATTAAAACCTGATTACTGACTGAAAAGAGCTCTTAGTGTGCTGCTGTGAGTATTTCACCTTAATGTGAAGTTTTCATGCTCATGCTGTGACCCAGATTCAGCAGGAAATTGCCGCTGTAAGGATGTTTTCTTACATATACAAACTATCATTTTCTGGTCTCTGGAATAACATGTGGATTACTGAACGTACACAGACTCTGAACAAAGTTGGAAGTCAGTTTCCATAaaattgttgttttaaaaataaaaataatctttggTCATTTCTGAGGAAATGAAAACTAATATTTTAACTGCACGAAGCACAAAAGCACTGTGACCACTACTCCTTCCGTGAACGTGCAAATGCTCCATTTCGTTAGAAAATAATGCAAAAATCTAATTTAATAGGAAAttataattaataaaatatgaaGATTTTCCTAGTTATTTATAAATCTTtccttaaatttaaaaatgaaaatagatTTTTACAAATGTAAATAACATTTCCTGTATAGCTTCATTTAcctgaatgtcgtgtttttaagtAATTTATCTAGAACAATTTCTAATAAGCGCACTTGTTGGTTTTAAGGTAAAGAAATGTCGCCACCAGGTGGCGAACTGTACAACTACAAGTGTAGCACGTTCAGTCCGGAGTCAGCTGATCAAAACACGGAAGTGGAGGAGCAGTGAGTGGAGTGAgaggagcagcaggagcagcggGAGCTTCTTCTGTGGGTTTCTGAAGCTTTGAAGCTTTTTTCTCTCGATTCCACGAGACGACCTGGTTTCTGTGAGTCACGTGACAGCCATGTTCAATTTAAATGTGATCAGGGTCCGTGAAGTCACTCTGTCACCTGCAGACCACACGAGAGCAGGTGCTGATCGGACACGGTCTGAGTCATAAAACGGGATTTTAGTCCTGCGGACTTCTTACGTGTGAACAGATTAACAAACTCAGCAGAGCTTCGCATCTCTGAACCCCACGGATTAtttgtaaaaacacaacaggGCGGGTTCACAGCCTTTTACAAGTTTTGTGCACATTAATTGTCacattttctaaaatatttcGCTTGAGAGTCATAAAAAAAGCTTCAAAATAacagtacaagctgaactcttCTTGTAATGATGATGAAGCTGTGGATAGATTTCAAGCTTCTTCTTAGTCATGTAATACTTCATGGTTTGAGTGCCagtgtttattttgttattgttgtatGTTTTGAGTTGCTTATCAGTAAATAGTCAGTGTCATCTTTCCAGTCACTTTAAACCCTTCTGTCTAACAGGGTTTCCTTGTATGTGACGATAATGACGGTGAAGGTGTTTCGCAGTCCGGCCCGTCACGGCTATGCAGTGGAAGTGTCTCCGTATATCCCCAGCAGAGTGGCCTGTGCTGCTTCACAGTACTACGGGATAGCAGGTCAGTAGAGTTCAAGAGGTCACAGTGTGGAGAACACACCTGTATGAGGTTTCCACATGATAAAGAATGAATTACACAGGGTGAAGGAAAACCCCCTGGTTTCGGctcactgctggagcctcctgtggacattagaggaactcCAGTTTCTGGCTCTTCATCACTTCTAGTTTCCTGACTTTTGATCCAtataaataatatgaaataaaatagtACGTGCTGTTTGTTTCTGGACGTTGACCTTGTGTTGATGGAGGAACCTCAGCAAGCTGAACAGACCCTGATGAAGACGAGCATCACGTGGTTTTTAAAGAGTCAGACAGCTTTCTCATTTCCattcactctgtgtgt
This genomic window contains:
- the LOC102082537 gene encoding uncharacterized protein LOC102082537 is translated as MEYKLIMAVSGFPSLYDMNSPTYRDLNMRSDAWRQVAEIVGVPESECRRKWKTLRDQHRRERQREKERRESGIGLFNYRPWRYSSILSFLNPFIDARAAGTNGWALDPQPSQVQVAEMVGCSTTTETRSDDDESYGFAVADATTTTSSSSSSEFPQRKRPPSVGLDPSRPKEAKVEVNSGAAATDDGVQTQQHANMKELFEMMMHSVTSLAATLASSHSSSQTPLLQQDPQSHHRSLPPSWTAARLNQLKTEEPEGDVDELLVQTDDEEEVEEERRPASPRPLRPKRKSVDGLLEEFLRKTEARDAQRERDMEQRDDVTLFLLSLAPAMRRLTAEKQSWVRTKMQQFLHEAEFGATKFQ